One stretch of Syntrophomonadaceae bacterium DNA includes these proteins:
- a CDS encoding bifunctional 4-hydroxy-2-oxoglutarate aldolase/2-dehydro-3-deoxy-phosphogluconate aldolase, whose translation MRKLSKKQAVDFIVQEKIIAICRHVGEEKLLKTIAVFLQAGIKIAEVTMNTSGALEMLKRLDQEFGDRMLLGAGTVTSPQAVEEAVLAGARIIVCPNTVPQVISACRDLGVVCIPGALTPTEISWAYDLGADLVKVFPVSTFGPGYIKEVRGPLNHIPLAAVGGINLENGRSFLQAGAVALGIGSSLVSQQLIENGNWEELGALAARFKAMAAG comes from the coding sequence ATGCGAAAGCTGTCTAAAAAACAGGCTGTGGACTTTATCGTGCAGGAGAAGATTATTGCTATTTGCCGTCATGTTGGAGAAGAAAAACTCTTAAAAACCATAGCAGTTTTCCTGCAGGCAGGTATAAAAATCGCCGAGGTAACCATGAATACCAGCGGCGCTCTGGAAATGCTGAAAAGACTTGATCAGGAATTTGGAGATAGAATGCTTTTAGGAGCCGGGACCGTCACCAGTCCGCAGGCGGTAGAGGAGGCGGTTTTGGCCGGTGCCCGGATCATTGTCTGCCCCAATACTGTGCCCCAGGTGATCTCTGCCTGCCGCGACCTGGGTGTTGTCTGCATCCCGGGGGCATTAACCCCAACGGAAATCTCCTGGGCCTATGATTTAGGAGCCGATTTAGTCAAGGTCTTTCCTGTCAGCACCTTTGGTCCGGGTTACATCAAAGAAGTCAGGGGACCCCTCAACCATATTCCCCTGGCGGCGGTCGGCGGAATCAATTTGGAAAACGGGCGATCTTTTTTGCAGGCTGGCGCTGTTGCCTTGGGCATCGGGTCTTCCCTTGTTTCGCAGCAGTTAATTGAAAACGGCAACTGGGAAGAACTGGGGGCTTTAGCAGCCCGGTTTAAAGCCATGGCAGCCGGTTAG
- a CDS encoding RtcB family protein encodes MQVEPVIFLSPAAAKEMAEPEALGQLADAASLPGVIGVLGMPDLHAGFGLPIGGVMVNSLDGGVVSAGAVGMDINCGVRLLSTNIPKDDVSKQLLRSLMQAIEERVPTGVGKKSRHQELRRANLADVAARGAALMIDLGFGRPEDLAVIEENGAYPGADLAKVSREAVRRADQLSTIGGGNHFIELGYVAEVYDTKAAEAFALQKDNLTALIHTGSRGFGHQICTDYSKSMLTAAGKYKIALPNKGLACAPITSKEGQDYLAAMAAAVNFAFANRQVITHDVRDSFGHVFRMDPARLGLQVVYDVAHNIAKKENYHGRQVLVHRKGATRALPPGHPDNPAKYLHLGHPALVPGSMGTASYVLVGTPLAEESYFSVNHGAGRVMSRSAARRKITSEEFQRSMGDILYNSRDPKKLLDEAPGAYKDIHSVVDTLAQIGFTRKVAKLVPLGVIKGEGDD; translated from the coding sequence ATGCAGGTGGAACCTGTTATCTTTTTAAGCCCTGCTGCCGCAAAAGAAATGGCCGAGCCCGAGGCTTTAGGCCAGCTGGCGGATGCCGCCTCGCTTCCCGGGGTGATCGGGGTTTTGGGGATGCCAGACCTGCATGCCGGCTTCGGGTTACCCATCGGCGGGGTAATGGTAAATAGTTTGGATGGCGGAGTTGTATCAGCGGGTGCAGTTGGCATGGACATCAACTGCGGAGTAAGGCTCTTATCCACCAACATCCCAAAGGATGATGTGAGTAAGCAACTTTTACGCAGCCTGATGCAGGCCATCGAGGAGAGAGTCCCGACAGGGGTGGGCAAAAAGAGCAGGCATCAGGAGTTGCGCCGGGCCAACCTTGCGGATGTGGCAGCCCGGGGTGCAGCCTTGATGATTGATCTGGGTTTTGGCCGGCCCGAAGACCTGGCCGTAATTGAGGAAAACGGAGCCTATCCGGGGGCAGACTTGGCCAAGGTGAGCCGGGAGGCTGTCCGCCGGGCCGACCAGTTGTCAACTATCGGCGGAGGTAACCACTTTATTGAGTTGGGCTATGTGGCAGAGGTTTACGATACCAAGGCAGCAGAAGCTTTTGCTTTGCAAAAAGATAACTTGACGGCGCTTATTCACACCGGCAGCCGGGGTTTTGGCCACCAGATCTGTACTGACTACAGCAAAAGCATGCTGACTGCAGCCGGGAAATACAAAATAGCCTTGCCCAACAAAGGCCTGGCCTGTGCTCCCATTACCTCCAAGGAGGGGCAGGATTACCTGGCGGCTATGGCCGCTGCAGTTAACTTTGCCTTTGCCAACCGGCAAGTGATCACCCATGATGTTAGGGACTCTTTCGGGCATGTTTTCCGGATGGATCCGGCCCGGCTGGGATTGCAGGTTGTCTATGATGTTGCCCATAATATTGCCAAAAAAGAAAACTATCATGGCCGCCAGGTTTTGGTTCACCGGAAGGGGGCAACCCGTGCCCTTCCGCCGGGGCATCCGGATAATCCGGCCAAGTACCTGCACTTGGGGCATCCTGCCCTGGTCCCCGGCAGTATGGGCACTGCTTCCTATGTCCTGGTAGGGACGCCTCTGGCGGAGGAGAGTTATTTTTCAGTGAACCACGGGGCAGGGAGGGTAATGTCCAGGTCAGCCGCCAGGCGAAAAATAACCTCAGAGGAGTTCCAGCGGTCCATGGGAGATATCCTTTATAACTCCAGGGACCCCAAAAAGCTGCTGGATGAAGCCCCCGGCGCCTATAAGGATATTCATTCTGTAGTAGATACTCTGGCTCAAATTGGCTTCACCCGCAAAGTAGCCAAACTGGTTCCGCTGGGAGTAATTAAAGGAGAAGGAGACGACTGA
- a CDS encoding ABC transporter substrate-binding protein, whose protein sequence is MKKKLFIIVCVISLLVTIFAISGCGTQQKAAAPTPAPAGPTKHTVVGLLPLTGALSTFGENSSKVAALAAADVNAWLEKNNKNWRLELVIDDCATDPPTGLRKATSWYGKGVRFFVGPQSSGVAREVLAFANANKIIFSSPSSTAPGLAIPGDWLFRFCPSDAIQGPALARLIQDAGIEHLIFIWRGDTWGDGLKKATEDALKNTAVKIYPQQLRYDPTLEAFTVQAALLNDYVKDLVAKKVPLNKIGVAIVAFEEIAPFFTAANAHPQLRKIGWFGTDGTAMSAALLKDATAGKFAIDTKFASTKTRPEAKVAQSNYDRVRQHVQQVLNRDTDAYSYNTYDIVWSYAMAIDEVGYDAEKVKAILPRVADERSKTYGASGHVVLNEAGDRAFADYNVWVINDKREWENVGHFDSRANEIKWVRKLY, encoded by the coding sequence TTGAAGAAAAAGTTATTTATTATTGTCTGCGTTATTAGTTTGCTGGTAACAATTTTTGCCATCAGCGGTTGCGGCACCCAGCAAAAGGCCGCGGCCCCGACCCCGGCACCTGCCGGCCCCACTAAACATACTGTAGTTGGGCTGCTCCCTCTGACTGGCGCTCTGAGCACCTTTGGCGAGAACAGCTCAAAGGTAGCCGCGTTAGCAGCGGCGGACGTAAATGCCTGGCTGGAGAAAAACAACAAAAACTGGCGGCTTGAGTTGGTAATTGACGATTGCGCCACAGATCCCCCTACCGGGCTGCGTAAGGCTACAAGCTGGTATGGTAAAGGTGTAAGATTCTTTGTCGGTCCCCAGTCCAGCGGGGTTGCCAGAGAGGTTTTAGCCTTTGCTAATGCCAACAAGATCATATTTTCCTCTCCCTCTTCCACTGCACCAGGTTTGGCCATCCCGGGAGACTGGCTGTTCCGCTTCTGCCCCAGCGATGCCATTCAGGGACCGGCTCTTGCCAGACTGATCCAAGACGCTGGTATAGAGCACTTAATTTTTATCTGGCGTGGAGATACCTGGGGTGACGGGCTGAAGAAAGCAACAGAGGATGCCCTTAAAAACACTGCTGTCAAGATCTATCCGCAACAACTCAGATATGACCCCACTCTGGAAGCATTTACCGTCCAGGCTGCCTTGCTGAATGATTATGTGAAAGACCTGGTAGCCAAGAAGGTTCCCCTAAACAAAATCGGTGTCGCTATCGTTGCCTTCGAGGAAATTGCTCCTTTCTTTACAGCTGCCAATGCTCATCCCCAGCTAAGGAAAATTGGCTGGTTCGGTACTGATGGAACGGCGATGTCCGCAGCACTGCTTAAAGATGCTACCGCCGGCAAGTTTGCGATCGACACCAAGTTTGCCAGCACAAAGACCCGTCCAGAGGCGAAGGTAGCGCAGTCCAACTATGACCGTGTAAGACAGCATGTGCAACAAGTGCTGAACCGGGATACCGATGCCTATTCCTATAATACTTATGACATAGTTTGGTCCTATGCCATGGCGATTGATGAAGTAGGATACGATGCCGAAAAAGTCAAAGCCATTCTGCCTCGCGTAGCTGACGAGCGGAGCAAGACTTACGGCGCCAGCGGCCATGTGGTCTTAAACGAAGCCGGCGACCGGGCATTTGCCGACTACAACGTCTGGGTTATCAACGACAAGCGTGAATGGGAGAACGTAGGACACTTTGACAGCCGCGCCAATGAGATCAAGTGGGTGCGCAAATTATACTAA
- a CDS encoding ABC transporter ATP-binding protein — translation MNNLLTIRNITKTFGGLVAVNNVSIEVKEQTFTMLIGPNGCGKTTLINCCTGILEPTAGNVFLGDKDITGWPTHKITEVGFVRSFQIPLPFLGLTVLDNVIGAMRNSGEAPLRSTFKRLWVEEEEENVERAMAILRRVYLEKHWNKPSHALGAAQLKMLEVAKGLASGAKLIALDEPIGGVDPASADEILSHVSELKREGLTFLVVEHRIDIAAPYADYIFAMELGRLISQGTPQQVLNDPKVIEVYLGKGAEAC, via the coding sequence GTGAACAATTTACTAACAATAAGAAATATTACCAAGACCTTCGGCGGACTGGTGGCAGTGAATAACGTCAGCATTGAGGTGAAAGAGCAAACCTTTACTATGCTGATCGGGCCTAACGGTTGTGGCAAAACTACGCTGATTAATTGTTGTACTGGCATATTGGAACCGACAGCAGGGAATGTGTTCCTTGGTGATAAAGATATCACGGGTTGGCCAACCCATAAGATTACTGAGGTTGGATTTGTCAGGAGTTTTCAGATCCCTCTGCCTTTCCTCGGCCTCACCGTATTAGATAATGTCATTGGCGCAATGCGGAATTCTGGTGAAGCGCCATTAAGGTCAACCTTTAAGCGGCTGTGGGTGGAGGAGGAGGAAGAAAACGTAGAGAGGGCAATGGCAATACTGCGCCGGGTTTATTTAGAAAAGCACTGGAATAAGCCCAGCCACGCGCTGGGGGCCGCTCAGCTGAAGATGCTGGAAGTGGCTAAGGGACTTGCGTCCGGAGCCAAGCTGATTGCCCTGGATGAGCCGATCGGGGGAGTAGATCCGGCTTCAGCAGATGAAATTCTCTCCCATGTGTCAGAACTCAAGCGAGAAGGACTGACCTTTTTGGTCGTGGAACACAGGATAGATATTGCTGCCCCTTATGCGGATTATATCTTTGCTATGGAACTCGGACGGCTGATATCTCAAGGTACTCCTCAGCAGGTTTTAAATGATCCTAAAGTTATTGAGGTTTACCTCGGCAAGGGGGCGGAAGCATGCTGA
- a CDS encoding ABC transporter ATP-binding protein: MLKINNLNSGYGKLQVLYDLSIEIPEKEITVVVGPNGAGKTTLLCSIMGITNVFSGEVLFNGDSLKNLPTYLLARKGISYVPQMGNVFADLSVRDNLQMAGYLLPVAEARKKAQEMTEIFPVLKRFIDRKAATLSGGERRMLAIAMGLMKNPKLMLLDELSTDLAPIIAEKVILEVARLRDELGITILMVEQLAKRALEIGDKAYLLVSGGVKFAGEARDLLSEPELCSLYLGIKKPAAAQIVPLTEGSR, translated from the coding sequence ATGCTGAAAATTAATAATCTTAACTCCGGCTATGGCAAGCTTCAGGTCCTCTATGACCTTTCGATCGAAATACCCGAGAAGGAAATAACTGTAGTGGTAGGGCCAAATGGTGCCGGAAAAACAACTTTGTTATGCAGTATTATGGGGATTACCAATGTGTTTTCTGGAGAAGTCTTGTTCAATGGGGATTCGTTAAAGAATTTGCCAACGTATTTGCTTGCCAGGAAGGGTATATCCTATGTTCCCCAAATGGGCAATGTTTTTGCGGACCTTAGTGTCAGGGACAACCTGCAGATGGCAGGATATCTGCTGCCCGTGGCTGAAGCGAGAAAGAAAGCGCAAGAGATGACGGAGATATTTCCGGTTCTGAAAAGATTTATTGACCGGAAGGCGGCGACTTTAAGCGGCGGCGAGAGAAGGATGCTGGCTATAGCTATGGGCTTGATGAAGAATCCGAAACTGATGCTGTTAGATGAGCTAAGTACCGACCTTGCGCCGATCATCGCAGAAAAAGTAATCTTAGAAGTAGCCAGACTAAGGGACGAGCTGGGCATAACAATTCTTATGGTTGAACAATTAGCCAAACGGGCACTAGAGATCGGTGACAAGGCTTACTTGCTTGTCAGTGGTGGAGTGAAGTTTGCCGGCGAAGCACGGGATTTGCTTAGCGAACCGGAATTGTGCAGCTTATATCTGGGAATCAAAAAGCCGGCGGCGGCTCAAATTGTACCATTAACTGAAGGGAGTAGGTAA
- a CDS encoding branched-chain amino acid ABC transporter permease produces the protein MEPWLATGLIYASALALAAGGLTLLYIATRTFNFAHASMATVGFYVVYSGCVLIGGNPYIYFPLAFLVGGLLGVICYYGLNRPLLRRGAAEITLMMSTLGYDLILLSLIQMYADYLTFSMQLFPRRVNMNVYDFKLLGENAATIILPILAIVFLTGLHLFLVKTRFGVAMRATIEKPVLAGASGINSDRVYLVAWLIGGGMAALGGAAMSMAVTGTPVLGMNSISFMFAGAILGGLHSLYGGILGGFVVGLAEYAGVFYLSQLFGTWVLGYRMAIPLLLMAVTLLIFPRGLAGIPWTALYNGLVGKKGGAKA, from the coding sequence ATGGAGCCTTGGTTAGCAACAGGATTAATTTATGCCAGCGCGCTGGCCCTGGCGGCTGGTGGCCTCACACTGCTTTATATAGCCACCCGTACTTTTAATTTTGCCCATGCCAGCATGGCAACAGTAGGTTTTTACGTGGTTTATAGTGGTTGCGTGCTGATTGGCGGAAATCCTTATATTTACTTTCCGCTGGCTTTCCTGGTTGGCGGTTTGCTTGGCGTGATTTGCTACTATGGCCTTAACAGGCCGCTTCTTAGGCGTGGGGCGGCGGAAATAACGCTGATGATGTCGACCTTGGGTTATGACCTGATCCTGCTATCCCTGATCCAAATGTACGCTGACTACCTGACTTTTAGTATGCAGCTATTTCCCCGCCGGGTGAACATGAACGTTTATGATTTTAAACTGTTGGGAGAAAACGCAGCGACCATAATCCTGCCCATTTTGGCCATTGTCTTCCTGACTGGTCTCCACTTGTTTCTGGTTAAGACCAGGTTTGGTGTGGCCATGCGGGCGACAATTGAAAAACCGGTACTTGCCGGGGCCTCAGGTATCAACTCCGATCGGGTGTATTTGGTAGCCTGGCTGATCGGCGGCGGGATGGCGGCACTGGGAGGTGCAGCCATGTCGATGGCGGTTACTGGAACTCCGGTTTTAGGGATGAATTCGATTTCTTTTATGTTTGCTGGTGCAATTCTAGGTGGTTTGCACAGTCTTTACGGTGGCATCCTAGGAGGCTTTGTCGTTGGATTGGCCGAGTACGCCGGTGTTTTCTATTTATCACAACTATTTGGCACATGGGTTCTCGGCTATCGGATGGCGATACCTCTTCTATTAATGGCAGTTACATTGCTGATCTTCCCGCGGGGACTGGCCGGTATTCCTTGGACTGCTTTGTATAACGGCTTAGTCGGGAAGAAAGGCGGTGCTAAAGCGTGA
- a CDS encoding branched-chain amino acid ABC transporter permease, with protein sequence MKTQNTIIEKMLKSRLFNNSEILVTIAILIFLTFFLISHGVPMILTILIDFAVFAIVTMSLNLETGLTGIPQFGRVLAVIAGAFAVGAIPGRIMAAFMGLPFGADYTQDIIQFQIAPEITATLSASWVLSLLFFLLCLVVAAVSGAVIGWLTSRPAIRLKEAYLGISLLAFGDFFMWVGHNWAPLVGGSTSVFVPDPFRIFGEARFEAVVIVIFLAAMLVYVYLNRLASSPFGRTLKMVRDNEISASAAGKDVTKIRTQSLVIGSILAAIAGGLYVIYTGTVTATGYSRLVWTFWPWAFMMLGGIGSTTGVLLGVMVLTIMRTIITVYRFEIFGFLMEWGINPLWLEFTLMGAVIVGVILFLPHGLVPEKVQSILPAKRLERVLAKNNDLYNRNTVQ encoded by the coding sequence GTGAAAACCCAAAACACCATAATTGAAAAAATGCTTAAAAGCCGGCTATTTAATAATAGTGAAATTCTGGTCACGATTGCCATCCTGATCTTTTTAACCTTTTTCCTGATCAGCCACGGTGTACCCATGATCTTGACAATTCTTATAGACTTTGCGGTCTTCGCTATCGTGACCATGAGTCTAAACCTGGAAACTGGCTTAACCGGCATTCCCCAGTTCGGGCGGGTGTTGGCGGTCATTGCCGGCGCTTTTGCTGTAGGCGCTATTCCTGGCCGGATAATGGCTGCTTTTATGGGGCTTCCTTTTGGAGCAGATTACACTCAAGACATTATTCAATTCCAGATCGCGCCAGAGATAACTGCGACCCTTTCCGCAAGCTGGGTCCTGTCTCTTTTATTCTTCCTTTTATGCTTGGTGGTAGCTGCGGTTTCCGGTGCGGTGATCGGCTGGCTTACTTCCAGGCCTGCTATCAGGTTAAAAGAGGCCTATCTGGGCATATCCCTGTTGGCCTTCGGTGATTTTTTCATGTGGGTCGGACACAACTGGGCACCCTTGGTAGGCGGCAGCACATCGGTATTTGTGCCTGATCCGTTTCGCATCTTTGGTGAAGCCAGGTTTGAGGCCGTGGTAATCGTGATATTTTTGGCGGCCATGTTGGTTTACGTTTATCTGAACAGGCTTGCCAGCTCACCTTTTGGCCGGACGTTAAAGATGGTGCGGGACAATGAGATTTCCGCATCGGCGGCTGGTAAAGATGTTACAAAAATACGGACCCAGAGTCTGGTTATCGGGTCTATCTTGGCGGCTATTGCCGGCGGGCTTTATGTGATTTATACCGGTACAGTTACTGCTACTGGGTATTCCAGGCTGGTCTGGACCTTTTGGCCGTGGGCCTTTATGATGCTTGGCGGTATTGGCAGTACAACCGGTGTGCTTTTGGGTGTGATGGTCTTGACCATTATGAGGACAATAATTACCGTTTACCGCTTCGAGATATTCGGTTTCCTGATGGAGTGGGGTATCAATCCGCTCTGGTTGGAGTTCACCCTCATGGGCGCAGTAATTGTTGGTGTGATCCTGTTCTTGCCCCATGGCCTGGTTCCCGAAAAGGTGCAATCAATATTACCGGCAAAAAGGTTGGAGAGGGTACTTGCAAAAAATAACGACCTGTACAATAGAAATACAGTACAATAG
- a CDS encoding DUF4349 domain-containing protein: MHKYLMQHRRLFLAVLGLLILVALGINTLFRPDGKAEIGFMQNESISQSARAPAPVPASAPAPRQVASDLKVSRPEPVPPPMPPLPPPPGTGSAIAAETGVQRLIKNADLILEVKDLSGIISTIEQRVEALGGIIASTSLSRPDGGKAYASMTLRIPAGRFVSTMGEIEKLGTVKHRHTYTNDVTQEYMDLEARIANLSRQEERLREILKQAKNVEEVLKVESELWRIRGDIEVSTPG, encoded by the coding sequence TTGCATAAGTATCTAATGCAGCACAGGCGGTTGTTCCTTGCGGTGCTAGGTTTATTGATTTTAGTTGCGCTAGGGATTAATACTTTGTTCAGACCGGACGGCAAGGCAGAAATTGGGTTTATGCAAAACGAGTCAATATCGCAGTCGGCGAGGGCCCCGGCACCGGTTCCGGCATCGGCCCCGGCGCCACGACAAGTGGCAAGCGATTTAAAAGTGTCACGACCGGAGCCAGTACCGCCGCCGATGCCGCCGCTGCCACCTCCACCCGGGACTGGTAGCGCGATAGCAGCGGAAACAGGTGTACAGAGATTAATTAAAAACGCAGATCTAATCCTGGAAGTGAAGGATTTAAGCGGAATAATCAGTACCATTGAACAGCGGGTAGAGGCCTTAGGCGGGATTATCGCCAGCACTTCCCTTTCCAGGCCGGACGGCGGCAAGGCTTATGCCAGCATGACTTTACGGATACCTGCAGGCAGGTTTGTTTCGACTATGGGCGAAATAGAAAAGCTGGGGACTGTCAAACACCGGCACACTTATACCAATGACGTTACTCAGGAATACATGGATCTGGAAGCGCGCATCGCTAACCTCAGCAGGCAAGAAGAGCGCTTGAGAGAAATTTTAAAACAGGCAAAAAACGTGGAAGAAGTCCTGAAGGTAGAAAGCGAGCTGTGGCGGATCCGCGGGGATATCGAAGTATCAACCCCAGGCTGA
- a CDS encoding DUF4349 domain-containing protein gives MADPRGYRSINPRLNFLKDRVSFSTINLSLEAVDPRMLEISTEEPNVIERSARAFINSINMLIKAGGDTIVFITGFSPLLVLIIPLGLLGRKFYRQWAASRRQT, from the coding sequence GTGGCGGATCCGCGGGGATATCGAAGTATCAACCCCAGGCTGAACTTTCTAAAAGACCGGGTCAGTTTTTCAACTATCAACCTTTCCTTAGAAGCTGTTGATCCCCGGATGTTGGAGATCAGCACCGAAGAACCAAATGTGATTGAGCGCAGTGCCCGCGCTTTTATCAACAGCATCAACATGTTAATCAAGGCTGGTGGCGATACAATCGTCTTTATTACTGGCTTTTCGCCTCTCCTGGTCCTAATCATTCCTTTGGGGTTATTGGGCCGGAAATTTTACCGCCAGTGGGCCGCTAGCCGTCGCCAAACCTGA
- a CDS encoding GrdX family protein, translating to MRPKHIIISNNPALELAATDIYLKEFGVLAVLERVRDLVHLGHQLLTHPFAGSVKPCENPYRSIAISFEQKNLDYQSETIIASCLESARVMLKESPYRLFSEEVLADLALIDKSLLAAGLESLRKQT from the coding sequence ATGAGGCCTAAACACATCATCATCAGCAATAACCCTGCTTTGGAATTAGCCGCTACAGATATTTACTTGAAAGAGTTTGGCGTGTTGGCCGTGCTGGAACGGGTCCGCGATCTGGTGCATCTGGGACATCAACTGTTAACACACCCTTTTGCTGGCAGCGTTAAGCCTTGCGAAAACCCCTATCGTTCGATAGCTATCAGTTTTGAGCAAAAAAACCTCGATTACCAGTCTGAAACGATAATTGCATCCTGTTTGGAATCCGCCAGGGTAATGCTTAAGGAAAGCCCTTATCGCCTGTTTAGTGAAGAGGTTCTGGCGGACCTGGCCTTGATTGACAAGTCCTTGCTCGCAGCGGGACTAGAATCCCTCCGGAAGCAAACATAA
- the trxB gene encoding thioredoxin-disulfide reductase has product MTNLYDMIIVGGGPGGLAAAIYGARAKLKTLLIEKGKPGGQAATTEDMENYPGFAAGTTGPGLMKAFLDHAVHFGAEVIRNEIVRLDAAKKLVVGKNGTEYLGRAIILAPGAVPRTLGVPGEHALRGKGVSYCATCDADFFTDLNILVVGNGDAAIEEANHLSKFANSVTIIVIHDEGILDAAPMLQERAFNNAKIKFIWNSTVQEIKGEDLVTSVVLKNIKTNQLTEMETDGLFIYVGTVPQTNFLKGQVDLDASGYIVTDERMETSADGIFAAGDARQKYLRQVVTAAADGAIAAVAAEKYIFEEEGFRASVLQENRPVAVVFWTPMSQKCLELMPVIEKTVAGYGNAIKLWKLDTYRHQLVAKRYGITYNPTVLFFNHGVAASRLIDAEITTATLDTIIKGLL; this is encoded by the coding sequence ATGACAAATCTTTACGACATGATCATTGTTGGCGGGGGGCCAGGCGGGTTGGCTGCCGCTATCTATGGCGCCCGGGCCAAACTGAAGACACTGCTCATAGAAAAGGGCAAACCGGGCGGCCAGGCAGCCACCACCGAGGATATGGAAAACTATCCTGGTTTTGCTGCCGGCACTACAGGTCCCGGCTTAATGAAGGCTTTTCTTGACCATGCCGTTCATTTCGGTGCAGAAGTAATCCGGAACGAAATCGTCAGATTAGATGCCGCCAAAAAACTGGTAGTCGGAAAAAACGGGACTGAATACCTGGGACGGGCGATCATCCTGGCGCCTGGAGCTGTTCCGCGAACCCTTGGCGTTCCCGGGGAGCATGCCTTAAGAGGGAAGGGGGTTTCTTATTGTGCCACCTGTGATGCCGACTTCTTTACCGACCTGAATATCCTGGTCGTCGGCAACGGCGATGCGGCTATTGAGGAAGCCAACCATTTGTCCAAGTTTGCCAATTCAGTGACAATAATCGTTATTCACGATGAAGGGATTTTAGACGCTGCTCCCATGTTGCAGGAACGTGCTTTCAATAATGCTAAAATCAAGTTTATCTGGAACTCTACCGTTCAAGAAATCAAAGGCGAAGATTTAGTGACTTCGGTAGTATTGAAGAACATTAAAACCAACCAGTTGACAGAGATGGAAACTGACGGCTTGTTTATCTATGTGGGGACAGTGCCGCAGACAAATTTCCTGAAAGGCCAGGTTGATCTGGATGCTTCCGGATATATTGTTACCGATGAGCGGATGGAGACTTCTGCCGACGGTATCTTCGCGGCAGGTGACGCCAGACAGAAGTATTTACGCCAGGTTGTTACCGCTGCGGCTGATGGCGCAATTGCCGCAGTTGCTGCGGAAAAGTATATTTTTGAGGAAGAGGGCTTTCGCGCCAGTGTCCTGCAAGAAAACCGCCCTGTGGCGGTAGTGTTTTGGACACCGATGAGCCAAAAGTGTCTGGAACTGATGCCGGTGATTGAAAAGACTGTGGCCGGTTACGGCAACGCAATCAAGTTATGGAAGCTGGACACCTACCGCCACCAGCTGGTAGCCAAGCGCTACGGCATCACTTATAATCCGACGGTGTTGTTCTTTAATCACGGTGTGGCTGCAAGTCGCTTAATAGATGCGGAAATTACCACCGCAACCCTGGACACAATAATTAAAGGGCTGCTCTAA
- a CDS encoding thioredoxin, translated as MLEVHKDNFNEEVLSGSGLVVVDFWGPKCEKCLAIMPDMEVLAAKYSGQAKFCKLDVTGNRRLAIAEKVLGLPTVSFYKDGKKVAELTKDDVELAAIEAKIQELL; from the coding sequence ATGTTGGAAGTCCATAAGGATAACTTTAACGAGGAGGTATTATCTGGCTCTGGTTTGGTTGTCGTTGATTTCTGGGGACCTAAGTGTGAAAAGTGTCTGGCAATTATGCCCGATATGGAGGTGTTAGCGGCAAAGTACAGCGGGCAAGCTAAGTTTTGCAAGCTGGATGTGACAGGCAACCGCCGCCTGGCTATTGCGGAAAAGGTACTTGGTCTCCCCACAGTCTCTTTTTATAAGGATGGCAAAAAGGTGGCAGAGTTAACCAAAGACGATGTGGAACTGGCTGCGATCGAGGCCAAAATACAGGAATTACTTTAA